From Tachypleus tridentatus isolate NWPU-2018 chromosome 8, ASM421037v1, whole genome shotgun sequence, a single genomic window includes:
- the LOC143224325 gene encoding uncharacterized protein LOC143224325 produces MKLALGLCVFVALVASSFAGYLYGGGGGYLGGGYGGGYGSGYYGGIGGLGGGYGGHLGGYGGGYGGGYGGGYGGGYGGGYGGGYGGRLGGYRHGYHGVYCPWAYPVYPHYGYGH; encoded by the exons ATGAAACTCGCT CTTGGCCTTTGTGTTTTCGTGGCTCTCGTCGCCTCAAGCTTTGCTGGTTACCTTTATGGTGGAGGTGGAGGATATCTCGGAGGAGGCTATGGCGGGGGCTACGGGAGTGGTTATTATGGGGGAATAGGTGGTTTGGGAGGTGGCTATGGAGGACATTTGGGTGGCTATGGCGGAGGCTACGGAGGTGGTTATGGAGGTGGCTATGGCGGAGGCTACGGAGGTGGTTATGGAGGTGGCTATGGCGGACGTTTGGGTGGCTACAGACATGGTTACCACGGTGTCTACTGTCCCTGGGCTTATCCCGTTTATCCTCATTATGGCTATGGTCATTAA